From the genome of Sporomusa sphaeroides DSM 2875:
AAAAAAAGCTGGCCGAGTTTGGCAAGGGACTTGGCGTTATCTGTCTGGCCGTTTGCGCCATTATTTTTGCCATGGGGCTGTGGAAAGGTTATCAGGACGGTGCGTTAACCTTTGATGAAGTGCAGATGATGCTGATGACCTCTATCAGTCTGGCCGTTGCCGCCATTCCCGAAGGCTTGCCCACAGTGGTGACCATTGTGCTGGCGCTGGGGATGCAGCGGATGGCCAGAAAAAATTCCATTATGAAAAAGCTTCACGCCGTGGAGACTTTGGGCAGTATCTCGGTAATTTGTTCTGATAAAACCGGAACACTTACCCAAAATCAAATGACGGTGGTTAAAGTTTTCACTCCTGGCAGGATGTATGCGGTAAGCGGCGAAGGCTACAATCCTGCAGGCCAATTTACCCATCAGGAACTGCCGGTAGAGGCAGCGGCCGAAACCGAGCTTGACTTGCTTTTGCGCAGTGCTGTCCTGTGCAATGACGCCCAGTTAAAAGCCGCTGCCGATAATAAAACCTGGTCGATTATCGGTGACCCCACAGAAGGGGCCTTGGTGGTGGCCGGCTACAAGGGCGGCTATACTCAATCTCAGCTGGCGGGGCAATTTCCCCGGCTGCAGGAAATTCCCTTTGATTCCGGCCGGAAGATGATGACCACCCTGCATCGATTTGACAGACAACTGCGCACCTTTACCAAAGGCGCTCCCGATGTCCTGTTAAGCCGTTGCACGGCCATTGCCACCGGCGGTTCGGTCCGCCCCTTGACCGAGGCAGAAAAGGCCGTCATCCAGGCGGCTAATAAAGAAATGGCTTCCAGCGCCCTGCGGGTACTGGCTGTAGCCTACCGCGACTTTGACAGCAAGCCGGATATGACTAATCCGGCCGACATTGAAACCCAGCTGGTATTTATCGGACTGTTGGGCATGATTGATCCACCCCGGCTGGAAGTCAGGGCAGCGGTTGAACTGTGCAAAGGCGCCGGTATCCGGCCGGTGATGATTACCGGCGACCATCCCGATACTGCCTTTGCCATTGCCAAAGAACTCGGCATTGTAACAGGCTCAGCCCAGGTGCTTACCGGCAAAGACCTTGACGCCATGTCCCCGGAGGCTTTAAAACAGGCCGGGGAGACGACCGGCGTATTTGCCCGGGTATCCCCGGAGCATAAGGTTGCTATTGTCGAAGCGCTCCGCCAGAACAAACATATTGTCGCCATGACCGGCGACGGTGTGAATGATGCGCCTGCCTTGAAAAAGGCCGACATCGGGGTGGCTATGGGCATAACCGGCACCGATGTTACCAAAGAAACCGCCGATATGGTAATATCTGACGATAACTTTGCCACCATTGTTGCGGCTGTGGAAGAAGGCCGGGTTATTTATACCAATATTAAAAAGTTTATCTACTTCCTGCTCTCCTGCAATGCTTCCGAAGTCCTGGTCATCTTCTTTGCCATTCTTTTCGGCTGGCCGCTCCCGTTGTTACCCATTCAGTTGTTATGGGTTAACCTGGTAACAGATGCCTTCCCGGCTTTGGCCCTGGGGGTTGAAAAGAAAGAACCCAATGTAATGCGCCTTAAGCCGCGTGACCCGGCTGAGCCGCTGCTTGGCGGCAAGCTGAAAACCCTGATTGTGGTGCAGAGCCTGGCTATTGCCGTCACGGTGTTAGTGTCCTTCCAGTACGCTTTGGCAAGCTATGGCGGTGACCTCACAGTGGCCCGGACCTTTGCCTTTATTACCCTAATTACCACCCAGATTACCTGCGCCTATGCGGCCCGTTCCGAATACTATTCCGCATTCTCACTGGGCTTTTTCAGCAACAAATTTTTAAACGGCGGCGTTGCGCTTTCCTTTGGCCTGCTGCTAGTGTCGGTTTACGGCCCCTTGCATCTGATATTTAAAACCATTGAGCCAGGCCTGCACGAATGGGGCTTTCTGCTGGCCGTGGCTGTTATCCCCTTCCTGATTACTGAGTCTGCCAAATGGCTGTTAAAATTGTCCGCCAAACCGGCTCAGTCCATGGATGTAAGCAACTAACCACTGCCGTTTTATGCAGAAAGACCGGACGATTTCCTTAACAGGATTAGCGTCCGGTCTTTTACCTTTTTCAGCCCAGCAGATTTTTGATTTCTTCAAAGAGATCATGCGTAATGTCGCCGGTGACCAGATGATCATTGACCTTGGCAATATACATTTCGGCACAATCGCCGCATTCGCCCAAACAGGGTTCTATCGATATCTCAGCCGTTTTAAATCCGGCCCGGCATTTTTCCACAAGCTCTTCCATACCTTCGTTTTTCAGGTTGTTTTCACAGAACTGCAGCACATTCATGACTTTGTCCTCCTTGGATTTTTTTCGAAGTTTAGTTTTGGCCTGATAACGGCAAACTATGTGCAGAGATTTAGTCAGGTTCTGTGACGAGAATCACACCGTCCTGTGACATTTGGCAGCGAAATGGAAAGAAAACCTGTAATATAATTGATTCAGGAGATAGAGCCGGAAGGAGATAATAAGCATGGCTGATTTTAATAAACAACAAATGATTGCCGAATTTAAAAAACAATTTGGTTTTGTGCCTCCCTGCAGTATGGGTGCAGGCGATTTGGGCGAAGATATGCAAAAAATCATTAGCGAATACCATCACATTATTTGGGGCGAGGGTGTTATTCCCCTGAAGTACCGTTACTTGATGGCACTGGCTACCGCCGTTTACGGCGATGATGATGTCCGCGCCAAGCTGGAACTGTTAAAAGCCCTGAATCATGGAGCTACCCGGGAAGAAGTTATTGAAGTGTTTCGGCAGCAAGTGTGGATGAAAGGTGCTCACACTATTGTCAAACTTAGCCCATTGATTAAATTTATGGATACCATCTATGAAAAAGCCCAGCATAACGGTGAACCGGGCAGTCACTAATTCCTGAGACTAACCTGCTTAATACTCTCAGTTTCTATAAGCGGGAGTTTGGGCGGCACCCCTGGTGAAACATATTATGAAAAAATAAAGGAGGTGGCAGCCATGCTGCCCAAAGGAGCAAACTTACAGAAAATCAGGGAAGGAAAACGAACCTATGCGATAACTCCCCATTTACCCGGCGGTTTTATCAAGCCGGAAGTCATGCAAAAGTATGTGGATGTTTCGAAAAAATATGGCGGAATCATGAAGTTGACCTCGGCCCAGCGCATTATGATTACCGGATTAAAGGCCGAAGATATTGAAGCTATCTGGGAAGATCTTGGTATGCAGCCGGCCCTGGGTTTTGCCAACTGCGTGCGCAGTGTTAAGATTTGCCCAGGCAATGCTTTCTGCAAGCGGGGTAAACAAGACAGTATTAAACTCGGCCTGGAACTTGATAAACGGTATATCAAAAAAGAAATGCCCAGCCGGATTAAATTGGGGGTGTCGGCCTGCCCTAACTCCTGTGCGGAGTCTTATGTCAAGGATGTCGGTGTCATTGGCACCGATGCAGGCTGGGATATCTACGTCGGCGGCAGCGCCGGGGCGCATCCCCGGCTGGCCGATAAGCTTATTGAAGGACTCAATTATGACGACACCCTGCGGATTATTGAGATAGTTATGCGCTATTATCAAAAACATGCCGATATTGAGCGTATCGGACAATTTATTGACCGCATCGGCTGGGAAAAATTCAAGACCGATATTCTGGCAGAGTTCTATGGTGAAAAAAGTGCGGTTGTCGAGCCGAAGGTACCACAAACCGAGGCAGGAGAAAAGATTGTGCCCCTGCCGGGCGGGCTTACCGAAGGCAGCCTGGTATTTGGCGATGCCATTACCGCCGACAGTGTCATCAGCGATATTATCCGGGTTTATCCGCAAACCGTCCCGGTATTCCGCTCTTTCGGCATGGGATGCTTAGGTTGCCCGTCTTCAGCCGGTGAACCTGTTACCCAGGCTGCGGAAATTCACGGTCTTAACCTGAAAGAGTTGCTGGCCGCCTTAAATAAAGTCGTTCCGGCCAACAAATAAAGGAGGATAACAACAATGAGCGCTTTTTTAGCACCCATCCATTACTGGTTGTATAACAAAATTCGCCATGTCATTGAACGGGAACAAAGAATTTTTGCCGAAGCCGACAGCCTGTGCGGCGCCACCGCCGAGGAGGCCCGTTCCCAGGCCTGGCAAAGCTATGGGGAACCACTGCCAGATGCCGACCTGCAGGAGTATATTGATCAAAGCAATATTCATGGCTGGCTGCAGCGGCAGATTAATATTGCAGAAAGCCGGGAGGCTGCTTTTGTCCAGGCGCTGGTTGATAACTGCGGTGACGCGGCCATTGATGTAGCGCGCAAGGCGTTTGGCGAACATGGCGCGCATTGCGCCCGGCACGCCGCCGCCCAGGGTAAGTACGAGACGGCTACCGCCCCTGGTATTTACAAAGCCATAAATGATTATTATCTAAATGGTATGCCTTGCGATCAGGCAGATGCTATTATTGAAAACGCCGCTGACAAGATGGTGTGGGAAAGTGCGGTTTGCCTGCAGGAACCCAATTGGAAGCGGGCCGGGGCGGATGGCCAAACCATGAAAAAACTTTATAACGAATGGCTTACCACTTTTGTCAATACGCTTAATCCCGGATTTTCCTTTCGGCAAACGACTGACGCCAAGGCAGGCGGTACTGCTAATCGATACGAAATCACCAGGATATAGGCTGTAAGAGCCGTAGTATGTAAACTACGGCTTTTCCCTATTTCCAAAACTGGCGGCTTATGCTATAATCTTGTCTTGTATTGTCAACATAATATCGCAGCAGGGGAGGATGATTAGATGTATAAAATAGTCGAAAAACGGCAGTTGGCACCACAGATTTACTTGATGGATGTGGAAGCACCCCGGGTGGCTAAATCAGCCAAACCAGGCCAGTTTATTATTGTAAAGACGGACGAGAAAGGTGAGAGGATTCCGCTTACCATTTGCGATTATGATACTGTTAAGGGAACGGTTACAATTGTATTCCAGACATTAGGTAAATCAACCCTGGAAATGGCTGATTACCAGGCTGGTGATTATTTTACCGATTTTGCCGGACCGCTGGGTGAGGCCTCTGAGTTTATTTCTGAGGAAATTGAGGCCTTAAAACAGCAGAAAATTATTTTTGTTGCCGGTGGTGTGGGAACCGCCCCGGTTTATCCGCAGGTAAAATGGCTGCAGCAGCAGGGGGTTCAGGTTGACGTAATCATCGGGGCGCGCAACAAGGAAATGGTCATTTTGGAAGAAGAGCTGAAAGCTCTGAGCGCCAGGGTATATGTTACCACCGATGATGGATCTTACAGCCGGAAAGGCCTGGTTACCGATGTGTTAAAAGAGCTTATTGACAATGGCACCCGGTATGACCATGTTATTGCCATTGGTCCAATGATTATGATGAAGTTTGTAGCCAAGCTGACCAAGGAGTATGCTATCAAGACAACTATCAGCTTGAATCCGATTATGGTTGACGGCACCGGTATGTGTGGCGCCTGCCGTGTTTCGGTAGGTGACGAAATCAAATTTGCCTGTGTTGACGGCCCGGAATTTGACGGCCATTTGGTCGACTTTGACGAAGCTATGCGTCGCCAGGCTATGTACAAAACTGAAGAAGGCCGGGAGATGCTGGCAATGGAAAAAGGCAGCCACACCGGCGGTTGTTGTGGAGGGCATAACTAATGAGCAAAGCAGCTAGAGTACCAGTACGTGAACAATGTCCCAAACAACGTGTTACCAATTTTGATGAAGTATGCCTGGGCTATTCGCTGGAGGAAGCCGTTGCGGAAGCCAACCGCTGCCTGAATTGCAAAAACGCCAAATGTGTTGGCGATTGCCCTGTAGCAATAAATATTCCGGAATTTGTCAGCCATGTTAAAAAAGGCGAAATTGCCGAAGCTGCCAAAGTGATTGCCCAGGCCAGTGCTCTGCCTGCTGTCTGCGGCCGCGTATGTCCGCAGGAAACCCAGTGTGAGGGCAAGTGTATTCTGGGAATTAAGGGTGAAGCTGTGGCCATTGGCAAACTGGAGCGGTTTGTGGCCGACTGGGCCCGGGAAAATCAGATAACGGCGGCGGAAGCGGCACCGAAAAACGGCAAGAAAGTAGCCGTAATCGGCAGTGGTCCTGCCGGACTGACCTGTGCCGGCGACTTGGCCCTTAAAGGCTATGAAGTCACCATCTTTGAAGCGCTGCACGAACCAGGCGGCGTATTGGTTTATGGTATCCCGGAATTCCGGCTGCCGAAAGAAACCGTGGTTAAAGCCGAGATCGAGAACCTCAAAAAACTGGGTGTTGCGATTGAGACTAACGTGGTTATTGGTAAAACAGTCACCATTGATGAACTATTGAATGAAGAAGGCTTTGATGCCGTATTTATTGGGTCAGGCGCCGGCTTGCCGAAGTTTATGGGAATTGCCGGTGAAAACGCCAACGGCGTATTCTCTGCCAATGAGTTTTTAACCCGTAACAATCTGATGAAGGCTTTTAAAGAAGACTATTCAACACCCATCAAGGTGGGTAAAAAAGTCGCTGTAGTTGGCGGTGGCAACGTAGCTATGGATGCCGCCAGAACAGCCGCCCGCCTGGGTGCGGAAACTCATATTGTTTATCGCCGGTCGGAAGCCGAACTGCCTGCCCGGGTTGAGGAAGTGCATCATGCCAAAGAAGAAGGGGTAATTTTTGATGTGCTGACCAATCCGACAGAGATTCTGGTGGATGAAAAAGGCTGGGTGACCGGTCTGAAGTGCGTTAAAATGGAACTGGGTGAACCGGATGCCGGTGGCCGGAGAAAACCGGTGGTTGTAGCTGACTCCGAGTTTGTTATGGAAGTGGATACGGTCATCATGTCTCTCGGCACTTCGCCTAATCCGCTCATTTCCTCGACTACCCAGGGACTGGAAATCAATAAATGGCAATGCATTGTCGCCGATGAGGAAACCGGTTTAACCAGCCGCGAACGTGTTTACGCCGGCGGTGATGCCGTTACCGGCGCAGCCACAGTCATTCTGGCCATGGGCGCAGGCAAAAAAGCCGCAGCCGCCATTGATGAAATGCTTATGTCTTCGAAATAACATGTCAATATAGCTAGAACCGCCCCATGCCGGCAGGCAGAGGGCGGTTTTATATTTAGACTCACAGTTTATACAGGAGATACAAGCCTGCTAAGATCAGCGGCTGATGTACAAGGTAAACCGGCAAAGAATGGCGCCCGAGCCAGCCTAGCCAGCCGGCCGGGCGGTACAAAGCGGCCCCAGGCCACAGCGGCTGTTTTGCCGGATATAAGAGTTTGCCTGCTGCCAGGCCATAGAGGACTATGCCCAGCCAGGGGAATATGGGGTAATAATCAAGCGAGGCAAAGCCGGGAGGCGTGATGCCCAAAGGGATAAACCAGGGCAGCGGCGGTGTCAGGGTAATGGCTAGTTTTCCTGCTATGATGCAGACTGTTCCGGCCACTGCCAGTGTCAGGGCGCTATACTGTTTCAGCCAGGGGGCCAGCAGCATGGCGCTGCCCAGCAGATGCAAAATGCCAAACCGGATATATTCTGCCGGCTGGAGAAGGTAGGTGACTGCCGTAATAATCAGGCCGGTGCCCAGTACTTTGAGTCCGCGCTGCAGTGAATTACGGCTAAGCGTACAGCTTATTCCCGATACCAGCATAAACAGTACTGCCGCAGCTTTGCCCTGGTAATACCAAAACCCATTCAGATAATCAACCGGCCAGTGGTAAAAATAGGCCAGGTCAAACACGATATGAAAAATGATCATTAGCAGGATAGCGATTCCACGCAGTAAATCTATTTCGGCCAGTCGGGCGGTTGGCTGGGGCAAGACGGGTGGCCTCCTTATGGCAGGAAACGGAGTTTCCCGGCGATGCTTTGTCATTACTTTAACAATAAAATACAATTCGCATTACGTCAAGTGACCCTGTTTCAGCACTATATTAATTTCACAAATCCGGTAACTTTTTGTGCTATTTGTGACACAATATAATAAATAATAGTAATACTGTTAGCAGGAATACCCTTCGGCAAAGGGAATTATAGTAGCAGATGGAGGCTCTGGCCCACCTATATGGGTCAGAGCCTATTGACGGCAGGAGACGATCGCATGAAAGAAATCTATATAATCTTATTCTCAGTCCTGCTGGGGGCTGTTGGGCAGATTGCCTTTAAATACGGCGCCACCCATATTCCTGAAACAGGTTCGATTACGGAAAAAATCATAGCTGCCTGGCCGATTATCGGTGGTCTGTTTCTCTATGGCCTAAGTACCCTGTTCTGGATTTATGCCTTGCGCACTGTCGAGCTAAGCTACGCTTATCCGCTGATTAGCCTGGGCTATGTACTGGTGTTTGCCGCCTCTTATTTTCTGTTTCAGGAATCGATCAGTCCTCTCCGGCTGGGTGGTTTGGTATTAATTATCAGTGGTATTGTCCTCGTTGCTAAGTCATAGCAGTAAGTGCTAAATTAACCGAATCTTAACATTTTTTTACAGTTAGTTAACAAAAGGCGCGGTTATGTGCTATAATCAGTTTGAATTCGACAATTTTTAAGGAGGCTATTATGGGATTTGGCTTAAAGCCCCGTGAAGAAAAGTTTTATGGCTATTTATTAGAAAACACGCAACTAATCCGGGATGCGGCCGATGTGTTACAAGAAGCGATAAACCGGGATGGTGACTTATCCGAATTAATGGTTCGGATTGACGAGCTGGAAAAAAAAGCTGACGTCAATACGGCCAAAATTGTCGGTTTATTACACAAAACCTTTATTACGCCGCTTGACCGTGAAGACATCTACAGTATTGCTCACAAGCTTGATGATGTCATTGACTGTATTCAAGGTACCATTGAACGTATGGAGTTATATAATGCCGGTACCGCATCCGATGGAGCCAGGGAACTTGCTGTGCTTGTAGGCAAAAGTGTCAAACAGATTGACAAGGCGTTTACCCATTTACCTGAGATAAAAAAACAAAAAGAGAAGCTGGAAGAGCGCTGTGCCCGGATTATTGAGTATGAAGCTATGGGTGACAGGCTGTACCGTCAGGAAATGGCCAAATTGTTCAGAGAATGCAAGGATCCGATTGAAATTATTAAATGGAAAGAAATTTTGCTGCATTTGGAAGAAACCTTGGATATCAGTGAGGATATTGCGAATTTGCTAAAGGGAGTCATCGTAAAATATGCCTGATCTGACGTTGCTCTATGTTGTGGTATTTTTTGCGCTGGCATTTGATTACATCAATGGTTTTCATGATACTGCCAATGCCATTGCCACTTCGGTATCTACCCGCGCTTTGGAACCACAGTATGCCGTTATGCTGGCGGCGGTGCTAAACTTTGCCGGGGCACTCTACAGCACAGGTGTGGCGAAGACCATTGGCGGCGATCTTGTTAAATCGGCATCCTTAGTCAGTCAGCCTGTGATCATATCGGCGTTGATTGGTGCTATTGTCTGGAATCTGATTACCTGGTGGCTGGGTATTCCCAGCAGTTCCTCGCACGCGCTTGTCGGCGGCGTTTTGGGAGCCGTGGTTGTCGGCGCAGGTTTTGAGGCCATTAACCTTATCGGGGTTGAGAGGATTTTCCTGTCCCTGGTACTGTCACCGCTCATTGCCATGGCTGGCGGCTATATCATTATGATTGCCCTGCTGTGGATGTTTGGCAGACAGGAGCCGGGTAAGTTAAATTCAGGCTTTAAGAAGATGCAGTTGTTGTCTGCCAGCATGATGTCGTTTTCGCATGGTTCTAATGATGCGCAAAAGGCTATGGGCATTATTACCCTGGCGCTGTTAAGCTCAGGGCAGATAGCGACACTGGAAGTGCCCTTTTGGGTAAAACTGTCCTGTGCCACGGCAATGGCTTTAGGTACGGCAGCCGGCGGCTGGAAAATCATCAAAACTATGGGCGGGAAAATTTTTAAGCTTGAGCCTATTAGCGGCTTTGCTGCTGATTTGAATTCATCACTTGTTATTTTTGCGGCTACCAATCTTCACCTGCCTGTCAGCACTACCCATGTGGTATCAGGCTCAATTATGGGTGTGGGTTCTTCCAAACGGATTTCCGCTGTGCGCTGGGGTGTGGCTCAGCAAATGTTATTTGCCTGGGTATTGACCATTCCTTTTAGTGCCGTCACCAGTGCTCTGATGTATAAAATACTAAAACTATTTATGTAGCAATAATATGAATATATAGGCTTTTACGATGGCAGCTCAAGGCGCAAGCACAGGGCTGCTTTTCTTTTAATCTGACAGAACACATAAGTTCTGTGAGCCACTGAGGTCTTATAAAACAAAAGGTGCCGGTACAGGGCGGCGCTGACGGTTGTAAGGACCGCAGCCGGCAATTCTTGCTTATCACCTTGCTATTCATTTATCAACTCAATTATAATAGTAATAATATCTTGCCGTGTTTTTCATGATATTTCAGGGACAGGGGGCAGGTACTGCTCCTGACTGTAATAATAAGGAGGTATGTGTTTTGAGCACCGTTCGCCGTATATTTGTTGAAAAGAAACCGGGTTTTGCCGTAGAAGCGGAAGGCGTCTACTCTGATTTGAAACACCATCTGGGGATAACCGGTTTGACCGGAGTGCGTATTCTGCATCGCTATGATATCAGCGGGATAAGCGACTCTGAATTTGAGTCGTCACTTTATACCATATTCTCCGAACCGCCGGTGGATTTTCTCTACCGGGAAGAAATGCCTGTTCCTGCCGGGGTCAGGGTGTTGGCTATGGAATATTTGCCAGGTCAATACGACCAGCGTGCCGATTGGGCCGCCCAGTCGGTGCAAATTCTCACGCAAAAGGAACGTCCCGACATTCGTACTGCCAAAATACTGGTATTGGAAGGGGAACTTTCCGACGCTGAGCTTGCTAAAATCAAGGATTACTGTATTAACCCCATCGAAGCCCGGGAAGCGCTGCTGGAGAAACCGGCAACCCTGGGGCTGCCAACCGAGACTCCGCCCGATGTTGCGGTACTCAACGGGTTTATTGGGTTGTCACAGGCGGAACTGGTCCGGTTTTTAGCAGAGCGGGGTCTGGCGATGAGTCTGGAGGATTTGGCTTTCTGTCAGGCTTATTTCCGCGATACGGAAAAGCGTGAGCCAACGATTACGGAAATAAAAGTTATTGATACCTATTGGTCTGATCATTGCCGGCATACCACCTTCCACACCAGGATTGAAGCGGTGGAAATTGAAGACGGGCGGTTCAGCCGTCCGGTGGCTGCCGCCTGGCAGGGGTACCGGCAAGCCCGGCAATATATATATGGTGACAAGGCTGCCGGGCGTGATATCAATCTTATGGATATTGCCACCACTGCCATGAAAGAGCTAAAGAAGCAGGGGCAGCTTGCCGATTTGGACGAATCCGAGGAAATTAACGCCTGCAGCATTGTGGTACAAGCCGATGTTGACGGCAGGACCGAGGACTGGCTGGTGATGTTTAAAAATGAAACCCATAACCACCCGACAGAAATCGAACCCTTTGGCGGAGCGGCTACCTGTCTGGGCGGCTGCATCCGTGACCCGCTGTCAGGCCGTTCTTATGTGTATCAGGCCATGCGTGTTACCGGCAGCGGTGACCCCCGTGTCCCGCTGGCTTCCACCTTGCCTGGCAAATTACCGCAGCGCAGGATTACTACCGGCGCCGCGGCCGGTTACAGCTCATACGGCAACCAAATTGGCCTGGCAACAGGCCAGGTGGCTGAAATCTATGATCCCGGCTATATTGCCAAACGCCTGGAGATTGGCGCTGTTATGGCGGCCGCACCGAAAGAGAATGTCATCAGGACAGTGCCGGCGGCCGGGGATGTTGTTATTTTGGTCGGCGGACGGACCGGACGCGACGGCTGCGGTGGTGCGACAGGCTCCTCTAAGGCCCATACGGAAGAATCGCTGGAGAATTGCGGTGCCGAGGTACAAAAAGGCAATCCGCCGACAGAACGGAAAATTCAGCGGCTGTTTCGCCAGCCGGCAGTCAGCACCATGATTAAACGCTGCAACGATTTTGGCGCCGGCGGCGTTTCGGTAGCCATTGGCGAATTGACAGATGGTGTAATTATTACCTTAGATGCTGTTCCCAAAAAATACGAAGGTCTTGATGGCACCGAGCTGGCTATTTCCGAATCACAGGAGCGGATGGCGGTAGTTGTTGCCGCGGCCGATGCCCAAAGGTTCATCGATTATGCCGATCGGGAAAATCTGGAAGCTACGCTTGTGGCAAAAGTGTCTGACGATCAGCGCCTGACGATGCTGTGGCGCGGCAAGCCGATCGTGAGCCTCAGCCGCGAGTTCTTGAATACCAATGGTGTGAAACAACATACTGCCGTACGGGTGACGGCGCCGGCGCCCGAAAGTTATTTTGCCGGCCAGCCGGCGATTGGCGCTGCCGCAGCCGGCAAAGCGGCCTGGCTGAGCATGTTGCAGAATATTAATGTGGCAAGTCAAAAAGGACTTGTCGAACGCTTTGACAGCAGTATTGGCGCCGGCACGGTGCTGATGCCGTTCGGCGGCAAATATCAGGATACTCCCAGTGAAGGTATGGTTGCCAAACTGCCGGTGCTGTCAGGCGACACGACAACCGGCACTATTATGACCTACGGGTTCAATCCCGGCTTGTCGACCTGGAGCCCCTTCCATGGAGCTGTTTACGCAATTGTGGAAGCGGCAGCCAAGGTGGTGGCCGTAGGCGGCAATTTCCGTAACATTCGCCTGACCCTGCAGGAGTATTTCGAAAAGCTGGGCAAGGATCAGGTGAAATGGGGCAAGCCCTTCAGTGCGTTATTAGGCGCCTTTTACGCCCAGCAGCAACTGGGCATTCCGGCCATTGGCGGCAAGGATAGTATGTCCGGTTCCTTCAACGAGCTTACGGTGCCGCCAACCCTGGTGGCCTTTGCGGTAACAACGGTTGATACCGGCAAGGTAATCTCCCAGGAGTTTAAACAGGCCGGCAGCCAGGTGGTACTTATCCGCTCGCAGCGCGGGCAGGACGAATTGCCTGACTTTGCCGCTTTGACCCTGGCCTATGACCGGGTGCATCAGCTTATCCAGGCAGACCGGGTTTTGGCAGCTCACACCGTTAAAATCGGCGGTCTGGCCGAAGCGGTCACCAAGATGTCCTTTGGCAACCGCATCGGTGTTGACCTTATGGCTGCGGTCAAACCAGACATGCTGTTTGCTCCCGAGTATGGTTCGTTCATCCTTGAATTACCGGCTGAGACAGAGCTTGAACAAGCGCTTGGCGGTATTCCTTATGAGCTTGTTGGCCGGACAACCTCGCGGCCGGTTATTAGCTGGAACGACCTGGAGCTTACTGTGGAAGAAGCCCTGGAGGCTTGGCAGGCACCGCTGGAAACCGTCTTTCCTACCTGTCCGGGTCCGATTGGCGGACAACCGCAGGCCTTTACCGCCTATACCAGGCGCAACAGCCGCCGGCCGGCGGTCAGTGTGGCCAGACCCCGGGTGCTTATTCCGGTATTTCCCGGCACAAACTGCGAATATGATACCGCCAAGGCCTTTGAACAAGCCGGAGCGGTTGCTCAAACCCTGGTAATCCGCAATTTGACCTCTGCCCATATTGAAGAATCTATCACGGCTTTGGCCCGGGAAATTGCCGCTGCGCAGATTGTTATGCTGCCAGGCGGCTTCAGCGCCGGCGACGAGCCTGACGGTTCCGGCAAATTTATTGCCACCATGTTCCGCAATCCCCGGGTAAAAGAGGCTGTTACCGAGCTGCTGCAGCACCGTGACGGCCTGATGCTGGGCATCTGCAACGGCTTCCAGGCATTAATCAAGCTCGGACTGGTTCCTTATGGCGAAATCCGCAATCTGACCGAAACTAGTCCGACCCTGACTTTTAATAAAATAGGCCGCCATATTTCGTGTATGGTCAATACCAAGG
Proteins encoded in this window:
- a CDS encoding phosphoribosylformylglycinamidine synthase; translation: MSTVRRIFVEKKPGFAVEAEGVYSDLKHHLGITGLTGVRILHRYDISGISDSEFESSLYTIFSEPPVDFLYREEMPVPAGVRVLAMEYLPGQYDQRADWAAQSVQILTQKERPDIRTAKILVLEGELSDAELAKIKDYCINPIEAREALLEKPATLGLPTETPPDVAVLNGFIGLSQAELVRFLAERGLAMSLEDLAFCQAYFRDTEKREPTITEIKVIDTYWSDHCRHTTFHTRIEAVEIEDGRFSRPVAAAWQGYRQARQYIYGDKAAGRDINLMDIATTAMKELKKQGQLADLDESEEINACSIVVQADVDGRTEDWLVMFKNETHNHPTEIEPFGGAATCLGGCIRDPLSGRSYVYQAMRVTGSGDPRVPLASTLPGKLPQRRITTGAAAGYSSYGNQIGLATGQVAEIYDPGYIAKRLEIGAVMAAAPKENVIRTVPAAGDVVILVGGRTGRDGCGGATGSSKAHTEESLENCGAEVQKGNPPTERKIQRLFRQPAVSTMIKRCNDFGAGGVSVAIGELTDGVIITLDAVPKKYEGLDGTELAISESQERMAVVVAAADAQRFIDYADRENLEATLVAKVSDDQRLTMLWRGKPIVSLSREFLNTNGVKQHTAVRVTAPAPESYFAGQPAIGAAAAGKAAWLSMLQNINVASQKGLVERFDSSIGAGTVLMPFGGKYQDTPSEGMVAKLPVLSGDTTTGTIMTYGFNPGLSTWSPFHGAVYAIVEAAAKVVAVGGNFRNIRLTLQEYFEKLGKDQVKWGKPFSALLGAFYAQQQLGIPAIGGKDSMSGSFNELTVPPTLVAFAVTTVDTGKVISQEFKQAGSQVVLIRSQRGQDELPDFAALTLAYDRVHQLIQADRVLAAHTVKIGGLAEAVTKMSFGNRIGVDLMAAVKPDMLFAPEYGSFILELPAETELEQALGGIPYELVGRTTSRPVISWNDLELTVEEALEAWQAPLETVFPTCPGPIGGQPQAFTAYTRRNSRRPAVSVARPRVLIPVFPGTNCEYDTAKAFEQAGAVAQTLVIRNLTSAHIEESITALAREIAAAQIVMLPGGFSAGDEPDGSGKFIATMFRNPRVKEAVTELLQHRDGLMLGICNGFQALIKLGLVPYGEIRNLTETSPTLTFNKIGRHISCMVNTKVVSTLSPWLSCVEAGEVFTIPASHGEGRFYATAEEIEQLARGGQIATQYVDFAGQPTYDVRFNPNGSFHAIEAITSPDGRVLGKMGHSERIGRHVAANIPGNKDQQLFYAGVRYFK